The Rhodothermales bacterium genome window below encodes:
- a CDS encoding flagellar hook-basal body protein, with translation MLLRLENSYESMTSHVRQVERIANNLANASTVGFRKDRAFTEVLAEGLDAENAPYSTRQLGQWADQEQGSLQQTNAPLDVAINGQGFFVLTDPETGATRYTRAGHFITDEEGTLRTPSGLVVEGQSGSIEIPEDALAIEIRRNGEVVVDDSIVGQLRIVQFDTPQNLTRIDAASFVANGVEPTDVDEPSVSQGQLEMSNVNAVREMTDLIAYSRLFEAQQKTLTTVDNYLERATRELSRF, from the coding sequence ATGCTGCTCAGACTCGAAAACAGCTACGAATCCATGACGTCGCACGTGCGTCAGGTCGAGCGCATCGCCAACAACCTGGCGAACGCCAGCACGGTGGGCTTTCGCAAGGACCGGGCGTTTACCGAGGTCCTCGCCGAGGGCCTGGACGCCGAAAACGCGCCCTACAGCACGCGCCAGCTCGGCCAGTGGGCCGATCAGGAACAGGGCAGCCTGCAGCAGACGAACGCGCCGCTCGACGTCGCGATCAACGGGCAGGGCTTCTTCGTGCTGACCGATCCCGAGACGGGCGCCACGCGCTACACGCGCGCCGGCCACTTCATCACGGACGAGGAAGGGACGCTGCGCACCCCGAGCGGGCTGGTCGTCGAAGGCCAGTCCGGATCGATCGAGATCCCCGAAGACGCGCTCGCCATCGAGATCCGCCGCAACGGCGAGGTCGTGGTGGACGACAGCATCGTCGGCCAGCTCCGCATCGTCCAGTTCGACACCCCGCAGAACCTGACGCGCATCGACGCGGCGTCCTTCGTCGCCAACGGCGTCGAGCCGACGGACGTCGACGAGCCCTCGGTGTCCCAGGGGCAGCTCGAAATGAGCAACGTCAATGCCGTGCGCGAAATGACGGACCTGATCGCGTACAGCCGGCTCTTCGAAGCCCAGCAAAAGACGCTGACGACCGTGGATAACTACCTCGAGCGCGCGACGCGCGAACTGAGCAGATTCTAG